The following are from one region of the Actinoplanes sp. L3-i22 genome:
- a CDS encoding aldo/keto reductase, with product MDFRYVGSSGLKVSELCLGTMTFGNEADEVTSHALLDRYVEAGGNFIDTADVYNDGASEEIIGRWLARTSRDDVVVATKFFWSTGSGPNDNGAGRKHILAAVRDSLRRLRTDYIDLYQIHAFDEGTALEETLSTLDGLVRSGLVRHLGVSNYAAWQLQKSIDVARFRGWEPFVALQPLYNLLDREIEHELVPVSLNEGVGIIPWAPLRGGWLTGKYRRGMTSAPPGTRWEADKQPWLGDWDRSVDERTWSVTDTLLAVAAELGRTPAQVAVRWLLQRPGVTAPIIGARSVAQLDDNLGAVGWSLDDKSMELLTGAGDQPLPYPYGYLAGSPRRRER from the coding sequence ATGGATTTCCGGTACGTGGGTAGCAGTGGCCTCAAGGTCAGTGAGCTCTGCCTGGGCACGATGACGTTCGGCAACGAGGCTGACGAGGTCACCTCACACGCCCTGCTGGATCGGTACGTCGAAGCCGGCGGCAACTTCATCGACACCGCGGACGTCTACAACGACGGCGCCTCGGAGGAGATCATCGGCCGCTGGCTCGCCCGCACCTCACGGGACGACGTGGTCGTGGCGACCAAGTTCTTCTGGTCCACCGGCTCCGGGCCGAACGACAACGGCGCCGGCCGCAAGCACATCCTCGCCGCCGTCCGGGACAGTCTGCGCCGCCTGCGGACGGACTACATCGACCTGTATCAGATCCACGCGTTCGACGAGGGCACCGCGCTCGAGGAGACCCTGTCGACGCTGGACGGTCTGGTCCGCTCCGGGCTGGTCCGGCACCTGGGCGTCAGCAACTACGCGGCCTGGCAGCTGCAGAAGTCGATCGACGTCGCCCGGTTCCGCGGGTGGGAGCCGTTCGTCGCGTTGCAGCCGCTCTACAACCTGCTCGACCGGGAGATCGAGCACGAGCTGGTCCCGGTCTCGCTCAACGAGGGGGTCGGGATCATCCCGTGGGCGCCGCTGCGCGGGGGCTGGCTGACCGGGAAATACCGGCGCGGCATGACCTCGGCGCCGCCCGGCACCCGCTGGGAGGCGGACAAGCAGCCCTGGCTCGGTGACTGGGACCGCAGCGTCGACGAGCGGACCTGGTCGGTGACCGACACGCTGCTCGCGGTCGCGGCCGAGCTGGGCCGCACACCGGCCCAGGTCGCGGTCCGCTGGCTGCTGCAGCGGCCGGGGGTCACGGCGCCGATCATCGGCGCGCGGTCGGTGGCGCAGCTCGACGACAACCTGGGGGCGGTCGGCTGGTCCCTGGACGACAAGTCGATGGAGCTGCTGACCGGCGCCGGCGACCAGCCGCTCCCCTACCCCTACGGCTACCTGGCCGGCTCGCCGCGCCGCCGGGAGCGCTGA
- a CDS encoding MFS transporter, translating into MDTLTAGRRWAALLALALGGFGLGLTEFVAMGLLPEIAKDLLPSEYAASASDAVAHAGWTITTYALGVVAGAPTIAALTARVPRRRLVLGLLGLMVAGTTASALAPTFELVLAGRFIAALAHGAYFGAAGILAASILGPGNQGKGTALVIGGLATANIFGVPLITGLGQAQGWRVAYLAVAAVFALTMLAAALVVPPVAAAPGGSPRAELAAFRSPRVWLAAAVVAVGPAGFFAVNSYVAPVTTHVTGLSASTVPWVLAVMGLGMSAGIAAGGIAADRDVRRTVFWGLTGLVLAVILFALTAAHPAGLFLSAFLVGAASLFIVPALQSQLMAAAPGTQLMGAAVNQSAINLSNSLGAAIGGASIAAGWGYLSSAWLGVTLALAGLLLAILYFRSDRTPAPEREPALV; encoded by the coding sequence GTGGACACACTGACCGCCGGCCGCCGCTGGGCGGCCCTGCTCGCCCTCGCACTGGGCGGCTTCGGCCTCGGGCTGACCGAGTTCGTCGCCATGGGTCTCCTGCCGGAGATCGCCAAAGACCTACTGCCTTCGGAGTACGCCGCCAGCGCCTCCGACGCGGTCGCCCACGCCGGCTGGACGATCACGACGTATGCGCTCGGCGTCGTCGCCGGCGCCCCCACGATCGCCGCGCTGACCGCCCGCGTCCCGCGCCGCCGCCTGGTCCTCGGGCTGCTCGGCCTGATGGTCGCCGGCACCACGGCCTCCGCCCTCGCACCGACGTTCGAGCTGGTGCTGGCCGGGCGGTTCATCGCCGCGCTGGCCCACGGCGCCTACTTCGGGGCGGCCGGCATCCTGGCCGCGTCCATCCTCGGCCCGGGCAACCAGGGCAAGGGGACCGCCCTGGTGATCGGCGGCCTGGCGACGGCGAACATCTTCGGTGTCCCGCTGATCACCGGCCTCGGCCAGGCCCAGGGCTGGCGGGTCGCCTACCTCGCGGTCGCCGCCGTCTTCGCCCTCACCATGCTCGCCGCCGCCCTGGTCGTCCCGCCGGTCGCCGCCGCACCGGGCGGCTCCCCGCGCGCCGAACTGGCCGCCTTCCGCAGCCCCCGGGTCTGGCTCGCCGCCGCCGTCGTCGCGGTCGGCCCGGCCGGCTTCTTCGCGGTCAACAGCTACGTCGCCCCGGTCACCACGCACGTCACCGGCCTGTCCGCGTCAACCGTCCCGTGGGTGCTCGCGGTGATGGGCCTGGGCATGTCCGCCGGCATCGCGGCCGGTGGCATCGCCGCCGACCGCGACGTGCGCCGCACCGTCTTCTGGGGCCTGACCGGCCTGGTCCTCGCGGTCATCCTGTTCGCCCTGACCGCGGCCCACCCGGCCGGCCTGTTCCTCAGCGCGTTCCTGGTCGGCGCCGCCAGCCTGTTCATCGTCCCGGCCCTGCAGAGCCAGCTGATGGCCGCGGCCCCGGGCACCCAGTTGATGGGCGCCGCGGTCAACCAGTCCGCCATCAACCTGTCGAACAGCCTGGGCGCGGCCATCGGCGGCGCCTCCATCGCCGCCGGCTGGGGCTACCTCTCCTCCGCCTGGCTCGGCGTCACCCTGGCCCTCGCCGGCCTGCTCCTGGCCATCCTCTACTTCCGCTCCGACCGCACCCCGGCCCCAGAAAGAGAACCCGCCCTGGTGTAG
- a CDS encoding LacI family DNA-binding transcriptional regulator, producing the protein MSRTTLADVAAEAGVSVALVSIVMRGAPGAGAATRERVLAVAKRLDYRPDTRARLLRSGRSQLLGVTFDVRHPFHVDVLTGLYDAAGRAGYQLTLSAITPRRDERTAVAELLDDRCEAFLLLTPRMSASGLASLAEQRPVVAMMRNVRRAGVDVVRTDETLGSHQAVDHLVGLGHRRIAHVDGGALHESVERRRGYQEAMRRHGLADLVRIIPGGSGEEDGARAAEVLIGDPPTAVTVFNDLAATGLLAVVRGRGRAVPGELSVVGYDDSSFSRLAHLGLTTIAQDIGAMATHAVTRAVDRIEGEPVAEREIVVAPRLVVRDTTAAPG; encoded by the coding sequence ATGAGCCGGACCACCCTGGCTGACGTGGCCGCCGAGGCCGGGGTCTCGGTCGCGCTGGTGTCGATCGTGATGCGGGGCGCGCCCGGCGCCGGCGCCGCCACCCGCGAGCGGGTCCTGGCCGTCGCCAAGCGGCTGGACTACCGGCCGGACACCCGGGCCCGGCTGCTGCGCAGCGGCCGCAGCCAGCTGCTCGGCGTGACGTTCGACGTGCGGCACCCGTTCCACGTCGACGTGCTCACCGGGCTCTACGACGCGGCCGGCCGGGCCGGCTACCAGCTCACGCTGAGCGCGATCACCCCGCGGCGCGACGAGCGGACCGCGGTGGCCGAGCTGCTGGACGACCGGTGCGAGGCGTTCCTGCTGCTCACCCCGCGGATGTCGGCGTCCGGCCTGGCGAGCCTGGCCGAGCAGCGGCCGGTGGTGGCGATGATGCGGAACGTGCGGCGGGCCGGGGTGGACGTGGTGCGCACCGACGAGACGCTCGGCTCGCACCAGGCCGTCGACCACCTGGTCGGTCTCGGTCACCGGCGGATCGCGCACGTGGACGGGGGCGCGCTGCACGAGTCGGTGGAGCGGCGGCGGGGCTATCAGGAGGCGATGCGGCGGCACGGGCTGGCCGATCTCGTACGGATAATTCCGGGTGGATCGGGAGAGGAGGACGGCGCCCGCGCCGCGGAGGTCCTGATCGGGGATCCGCCGACGGCGGTGACCGTGTTCAACGACCTGGCCGCGACCGGCCTGCTCGCCGTCGTGCGCGGGCGCGGCCGGGCGGTGCCCGGTGAGCTCAGCGTGGTCGGCTACGACGACAGCTCGTTCAGCCGGCTCGCGCACCTCGGCCTGACCACGATCGCGCAGGACATCGGTGCGATGGCCACCCACGCCGTCACCCGCGCGGTGGACCGGATCGAGGGTGAACCGGTCGCCGAGCGAGAGATCGTCGTCGCTCCGCGCCTGGTCGTGCGGGACACCACCGCGGCGCCGGGATAG